In a genomic window of Methylobacter sp. YRD-M1:
- a CDS encoding amidohydrolase family protein: protein MKRKIIDMRSRPSFLHDFYGATPGTAEYETARWLNRRVGSKNDEHFVRSRTVDAFVEEVRESGIMAAVVVGRDTPALSIANDRILEITAPHKELIGIASVDPQKPDALDEIERAVKQLGLAGINIEPGFGNPALKADDPCLYPIYEACDQLGIPVFLMSGPTTPNLEHANPAAVGGIARAFPRLPIVCYHGFYPFVNEMIGVAFRHENVYVVPDMYIFLPGGSLYVRAANGFMRDQLLFGTSYPFRAMGQTVDDFLTLGLHEQVLDNVLFRNAERLLKLEL, encoded by the coding sequence ATGAAAAGAAAAATAATTGATATGCGCAGCCGGCCGTCGTTTCTGCATGACTTTTACGGCGCAACGCCGGGCACTGCCGAATACGAAACGGCCAGATGGTTGAACCGGCGCGTGGGTTCGAAAAACGACGAGCATTTTGTCCGCTCGAGAACAGTCGATGCCTTTGTCGAGGAAGTGCGCGAGTCAGGCATTATGGCAGCCGTCGTGGTCGGGCGCGATACGCCGGCCTTATCGATTGCCAATGACCGGATCCTGGAAATCACGGCGCCCCATAAAGAACTCATCGGCATCGCCTCGGTCGATCCGCAGAAGCCGGATGCGCTTGATGAAATCGAGCGCGCCGTCAAACAGCTCGGGCTGGCCGGCATCAATATCGAGCCTGGGTTCGGCAACCCTGCGCTCAAGGCGGACGATCCTTGCCTCTATCCGATTTATGAAGCCTGCGATCAGCTGGGCATACCGGTTTTTCTGATGTCCGGTCCGACAACGCCGAATTTGGAACATGCAAATCCGGCCGCAGTGGGAGGGATCGCCCGCGCGTTTCCCCGTTTGCCGATTGTCTGCTACCACGGCTTTTATCCTTTCGTGAATGAAATGATAGGCGTCGCGTTTCGTCATGAAAACGTCTACGTCGTTCCGGATATGTATATTTTCCTGCCCGGCGGCAGTCTGTATGTCCGTGCCGCCAATGGCTTCATGCGTGATCAGTTGCTGTTCGGGACGTCGTATCCTTTCCGGGCCATGGGCCAGACGGTCGATGACTTTTTGACCTTGGGCCTGCATGAACAGGTACTGGATAACGTGCTGTTCAGGAATGCCGAACGGCTGCTGAAGCTCGAACTATAA
- a CDS encoding acyl-CoA dehydrogenase family protein, translating into MPTTNDSAAIFSRLAELKQKLQETAAVRDRIGGTAFKERQLIRDSGLLKLFLPEAFGGAAQSWPVVLGTVREIASVDSSLAHIYGFQHLILATIQLFGTPRQAERFFAETGQNNLFWGNALNPLDERTLLTQTAGRLFVNGRKSFCSGARDSDRLLISALDEKGRLIVAAVPSNRKGIIINDDWDNMGQRQTDSGSVEFNQVELFEDEILRTPGPLGSIFASLRPLIAQLTLSNIYLGIAQGALQEAIEFTRTKGRPWFASGVKHVGDDPYILHRLGELSAEIRAGEALTDLAAANLQAAWKRGDDLTNEERGKLALDIAAAKVISTRVGLEVSSKLFDITGARATARTLNLDRYWRNVRVHSLHDPVDYKLRDLGDWLLNQNLPKPSFYS; encoded by the coding sequence ATGCCAACAACGAACGATAGCGCGGCTATTTTCAGTCGCCTTGCTGAGCTAAAACAAAAATTGCAAGAGACTGCCGCGGTGAGAGACCGAATAGGCGGCACCGCTTTTAAGGAAAGGCAGCTTATCCGGGACAGTGGCTTGTTAAAACTCTTTTTGCCTGAAGCATTCGGCGGCGCGGCCCAAAGCTGGCCAGTCGTTTTAGGCACTGTCAGGGAAATTGCCAGTGTCGACAGTTCTTTAGCGCATATCTATGGCTTTCAACATTTGATTCTGGCGACTATCCAGCTGTTTGGGACGCCTCGGCAGGCCGAGCGTTTTTTTGCCGAGACCGGGCAAAACAATCTGTTTTGGGGCAATGCCCTGAATCCGCTGGATGAACGCACTTTGCTCACTCAGACAGCCGGCCGCCTGTTCGTAAATGGACGCAAAAGCTTTTGCTCGGGAGCACGGGATTCGGACAGATTACTGATTTCCGCGCTTGACGAAAAAGGTCGGTTGATCGTCGCCGCGGTCCCCAGTAACCGCAAGGGAATCATCATCAATGACGACTGGGACAATATGGGCCAGCGCCAAACCGACAGCGGCAGCGTAGAGTTCAATCAGGTAGAGCTGTTTGAAGATGAAATCCTGAGGACGCCAGGTCCTCTGGGCAGTATCTTCGCCAGCTTGCGGCCGCTCATTGCTCAACTGACCCTGAGCAATATTTATCTGGGCATTGCCCAAGGGGCATTACAAGAAGCGATCGAATTCACTCGGACAAAAGGTCGTCCCTGGTTTGCTTCCGGGGTGAAGCACGTCGGTGACGATCCTTACATTCTCCATCGCCTTGGCGAGTTGAGCGCAGAGATACGCGCCGGCGAAGCGCTCACCGATCTGGCAGCCGCTAATCTTCAGGCTGCCTGGAAGCGCGGCGATGACCTGACAAACGAAGAGCGCGGCAAATTGGCATTGGATATTGCCGCTGCGAAAGTCATCAGTACACGCGTTGGCTTGGAGGTAAGCAGCAAGCTGTTCGATATCACCGGCGCTCGGGCAACGGCCAGAACTCTGAATCTGGACCGCTACTGGCGTAACGTGCGGGTGCATTCTCTTCATGATCCGGTCGATTACAAGCTCCGCGATCTGGGTGACTGGCTGCTGAATCAGAACTTGCCCAAGCCTTCTTTCTACTCTTAA
- a CDS encoding fumarate reductase/succinate dehydrogenase flavoprotein subunit — translation METQNIEVDILVIGGGTAGPMAAIKARQKNPALKVLLLEKANVKRSGAISMGMDGLNNAVIPGYATPEQYVREITVANDGIVNQKTLFAYAENSYAMIEELDSWGVRFEKDENGDYAVKKVHHMGTYVLPMPEGHDIKKVLYRKLKQARVDITNRLVATRVLTGAEGQAAGALAFDCRTGVYTVIRAKAVILCTGAAGRLGLPASGYLFGTYENPTNAGDGYSMAYHAGAELSGIECFQINPLIKDYNGPACAYVTGPMGGYTANARGERFIESDYWSGQMMQEFYQELAGGKGPVFLKLNHLAEETVANIETILHGNERPSRGRFHQGRGTDYRTDMVEMHISEIGLCSGHSASGVWVNERAETTVPGLYAAGDLACVPHNYMLGAFVYGRLAGESAADYCAVTEFAAIDAQQVEAERQRIFAPLTRGQGLSPAQVEFKLRRLVNDYLQPPKVARRMEIGLRRFEDIRTDLQKMAVSNPHELMRAAEVGFILDCAEMAARASLFRTESRWGLYHYRQDYPERNDADWQAHVQVKKDHSGNMQVFKRALEPYLVELEEAEKKVYRQLRIQSRQTNSSGDHYGV, via the coding sequence ATGGAAACTCAGAATATAGAAGTCGATATCCTGGTCATCGGCGGCGGCACGGCAGGGCCTATGGCCGCCATCAAAGCCAGGCAAAAAAATCCGGCGCTGAAAGTGCTGCTGCTGGAAAAAGCCAATGTCAAACGCAGCGGCGCCATTTCGATGGGCATGGATGGCCTCAACAATGCCGTCATTCCGGGATACGCCACCCCGGAGCAATATGTCAGGGAGATCACGGTCGCCAATGACGGCATCGTCAACCAGAAGACGCTGTTCGCCTATGCGGAAAACAGCTATGCTATGATTGAAGAGCTGGATAGCTGGGGCGTCAGATTCGAGAAGGATGAAAACGGCGACTACGCCGTCAAAAAGGTTCACCACATGGGAACCTATGTCCTGCCCATGCCGGAAGGGCACGACATCAAGAAAGTGCTGTACCGTAAGCTGAAGCAGGCACGCGTGGACATCACCAATCGGTTAGTGGCGACGCGCGTTCTCACAGGGGCTGAAGGACAGGCTGCCGGGGCGCTGGCCTTTGATTGCCGCACGGGCGTTTATACCGTCATCCGCGCCAAAGCGGTGATCCTGTGCACCGGCGCGGCAGGGCGTTTGGGTCTGCCGGCATCAGGGTATTTATTCGGCACCTACGAAAACCCCACCAACGCCGGCGACGGCTACAGCATGGCGTACCACGCCGGAGCCGAGCTGTCGGGCATCGAATGCTTCCAGATCAATCCCTTGATCAAGGACTACAACGGCCCTGCTTGCGCCTACGTCACCGGTCCTATGGGCGGCTATACGGCCAATGCCCGGGGCGAGCGCTTCATCGAATCCGATTACTGGAGCGGGCAGATGATGCAGGAGTTCTATCAGGAACTGGCGGGCGGCAAGGGGCCGGTTTTCCTGAAGCTTAACCATCTGGCCGAGGAAACCGTCGCCAACATCGAAACCATCCTGCACGGCAACGAACGGCCCAGCCGCGGCCGCTTTCACCAGGGGCGCGGCACCGACTACCGGACCGATATGGTCGAAATGCATATCTCCGAAATCGGTTTGTGCAGCGGCCATAGCGCCTCCGGCGTATGGGTCAACGAGCGCGCCGAAACCACCGTTCCCGGCTTGTATGCAGCGGGCGATCTGGCCTGCGTACCGCACAATTACATGCTGGGCGCTTTCGTGTACGGCCGGCTGGCCGGCGAATCGGCGGCCGATTACTGTGCAGTTACGGAATTTGCCGCCATTGACGCGCAGCAAGTGGAAGCCGAGCGCCAGCGCATTTTCGCGCCGCTCACGCGCGGGCAGGGGCTTTCGCCGGCCCAGGTCGAATTCAAGTTGCGCCGGTTAGTGAATGATTACCTGCAACCGCCGAAGGTGGCGCGGCGCATGGAAATCGGCCTCAGGCGCTTTGAAGACATCCGCACCGATCTGCAAAAAATGGCCGTGTCGAACCCGCATGAACTCATGCGGGCCGCCGAAGTCGGCTTTATTCTTGACTGCGCCGAAATGGCGGCTCGCGCCTCGTTGTTCCGCACGGAAAGCCGCTGGGGGCTCTACCACTACCGGCAGGACTATCCCGAGCGCAATGATGCGGACTGGCAGGCGCATGTTCAGGTCAAAAAAGACCACAGCGGCAACATGCAGGTGTTCAAGCGGGCGCTGGAGCCTTATCTGGTTGAGCTGGAGGAAGCTGAAAAGAAAGTCTACCGGCAATTGCGCATTCAATCCCGACAAACGAATTCATCAGGAGACCACTATGGCGTTTAG
- a CDS encoding 4Fe-4S dicluster domain-containing protein yields MAFSPIDFPVKVNLDACIADKGCTVCIDVCPLDVLAIDPATGKAGMKYDECWYCLPCEKDCPTQAIIVDIPYLLR; encoded by the coding sequence ATGGCGTTTAGTCCTATCGATTTTCCAGTCAAAGTGAATCTGGACGCTTGCATAGCCGACAAAGGCTGCACGGTATGCATCGATGTCTGCCCCCTGGACGTGCTGGCCATAGACCCGGCAACGGGCAAGGCCGGCATGAAGTACGACGAGTGCTGGTATTGCCTTCCCTGCGAGAAGGACTGTCCGACTCAGGCCATTATAGTGGATATTCCCTATTTGCTACGGTGA
- a CDS encoding HEAT repeat domain-containing protein produces MDSALTDRLSHADPVVRRVALMSLLDEMDPDAAEPLLIAALQDSAKEVRLEAAKALEAQDSPEAVAGLLSALEDIESSVRAAAAQSLSAVKNPAIGALLLAQAGNADAGVRAAIFRALRELRLPEAMLPALKGLSDEDARVRREAVAVLGWLKAHSALPQMVVLATSDPDAEVRRAAVGAIGFSAETLVSSAVQSALADSDWQVRETAAAVTGKLGLQALAPALIAALHDSHWQVRLKAAHSLGRLKESSAVAALCGLLFDPVSNLRKEAALALGEIADPAALDLLLEAASDPDPDVRKAANLACCRIRALHNLV; encoded by the coding sequence ATGGACTCTGCATTAACTGATCGCCTCTCCCATGCCGACCCCGTCGTGCGCCGTGTGGCTCTGATGTCGCTGCTGGATGAAATGGACCCGGATGCCGCCGAACCCCTATTAATCGCCGCGTTGCAGGATTCTGCCAAGGAAGTGCGCCTGGAAGCGGCAAAAGCGCTGGAAGCCCAGGATAGCCCGGAGGCGGTGGCCGGGCTGTTGAGCGCTTTGGAAGATATTGAATCCTCGGTACGGGCAGCCGCGGCCCAATCGCTGAGCGCCGTTAAAAATCCAGCGATCGGGGCATTGCTGTTGGCGCAGGCAGGCAATGCCGATGCCGGCGTTCGAGCCGCGATTTTCCGGGCGCTGCGCGAATTGCGCCTGCCCGAGGCAATGCTGCCGGCGCTCAAGGGCTTATCGGATGAGGATGCCCGTGTCCGCCGGGAAGCCGTAGCCGTGCTGGGCTGGCTAAAAGCCCATTCCGCTCTGCCGCAAATGGTCGTGCTGGCGACAAGCGATCCCGATGCCGAAGTGCGGCGAGCGGCCGTCGGAGCGATAGGTTTTTCAGCTGAGACCTTAGTAAGCAGCGCCGTGCAATCGGCGCTGGCAGATTCGGACTGGCAGGTGCGCGAAACTGCGGCTGCGGTAACGGGTAAGCTGGGGCTGCAAGCACTCGCACCGGCTTTGATTGCCGCTTTGCATGACAGCCACTGGCAGGTGCGCCTCAAGGCCGCGCACAGTCTCGGACGGCTCAAGGAGAGCAGCGCCGTGGCGGCGTTGTGCGGTTTGCTTTTCGATCCTGTCAGCAATTTGCGGAAAGAGGCCGCGCTGGCGTTGGGAGAAATTGCCGATCCGGCAGCGCTCGATCTGTTGCTTGAGGCTGCAAGCGATCCGGACCCGGATGTGCGCAAGGCCGCAAATCTGGCCTGTTGCCGAATCAGGGCTTTGCATAATCTTGTTTGA
- a CDS encoding DUF4145 domain-containing protein, with the protein MAELGVNAELELRDDMSVKKIKSYCRSCGQDTNHGVLSEHTESYREEYVCDYVYQIVECLGCETKSFREVFEDMESAYHIHDDEWEVPTRIDVYPKFIKGHRNLDGDYYLPDLVGRIYREVILAFQEDALVLAGLGLRGTVEAVCNDLGITGRNLEARISKLATAGSISRKDAERLHGIRFMGNDAAHEIKKPKKEHLSVALKIVEHLLSSVYILEEEVEGRIETTISDFEKFEPLLKKKVKLQNPSDELPLAAILGKDIRRVKESVASFETELLAKIAAGEITYLTSGKLDKYQGSKNDLQHYIIV; encoded by the coding sequence TTGGCTGAGCTTGGCGTTAACGCGGAACTAGAACTAAGGGACGATATGTCAGTTAAGAAAATAAAAAGCTATTGTAGATCTTGTGGTCAGGATACCAATCATGGGGTTCTGTCGGAGCATACAGAATCTTACCGTGAAGAATACGTATGCGATTACGTATATCAGATAGTTGAATGCCTTGGATGTGAAACTAAGTCCTTTCGAGAGGTATTTGAGGATATGGAATCCGCTTATCATATTCATGACGACGAATGGGAAGTTCCCACCAGAATAGATGTTTACCCCAAATTTATTAAAGGTCATCGCAATTTGGATGGGGATTATTACCTTCCCGATCTTGTAGGAAGAATATACCGAGAGGTGATACTGGCTTTTCAAGAGGATGCTCTTGTACTTGCTGGCTTAGGCTTGAGAGGGACGGTTGAAGCTGTATGTAATGACCTCGGAATTACAGGTAGAAATTTAGAGGCGCGTATTTCGAAGCTGGCAACTGCTGGCAGCATATCTCGAAAAGACGCTGAGCGACTCCATGGAATAAGATTTATGGGAAATGACGCAGCGCATGAGATAAAAAAGCCAAAAAAAGAACATTTATCAGTAGCCTTAAAGATAGTTGAGCATCTACTTTCGAGCGTCTACATACTTGAAGAGGAGGTTGAGGGAAGAATTGAGACCACAATATCTGATTTTGAAAAATTCGAGCCTCTACTGAAAAAGAAGGTTAAGCTTCAGAATCCAAGTGATGAGTTGCCTTTGGCTGCCATATTAGGGAAGGACATTCGTCGTGTTAAAGAGTCGGTCGCATCGTTTGAGACTGAGCTGTTGGCAAAGATAGCTGCTGGAGAAATCACCTACTTAACTTCAGGAAAGTTAGATAAATACCAAGGGTCGAAAAATGATCTACAGCATTACATCATCGTTTAG
- a CDS encoding GyrI-like domain-containing protein, with protein MLSFRLVLIRRLHGKNRPQKELKHLYQPSAKEVVQVEVPAFTFLMVDGEGDPNTSQEYAQAVEALFSVSYTAKFMIKKGPQKLDYAVMPLEGLWWADDMSAFAANDKAKWKWTMMIMQPSFVENDVVESAIAEARKKKNLPGISRLRLETFCEGRCAQVLHVGPFSEEGPTIRRVHEFIDSRTGRTGKHHEIYLSDIRRADPKKWRTIIRHPML; from the coding sequence TTGCTGAGCTTTAGGCTAGTCCTCATCAGGAGACTCCATGGAAAAAATCGACCTCAGAAAGAACTGAAGCATCTGTACCAGCCATCTGCCAAGGAAGTCGTTCAGGTTGAAGTGCCAGCCTTCACGTTCCTCATGGTCGACGGCGAAGGCGACCCAAACACATCGCAGGAATATGCCCAAGCCGTAGAGGCCTTGTTTTCTGTGTCCTACACGGCGAAGTTCATGATCAAGAAAGGGCCGCAGAAACTTGACTATGCGGTGATGCCGCTCGAAGGGCTTTGGTGGGCGGATGACATGTCCGCCTTCGCGGCCAATGACAAGGCCAAGTGGAAGTGGACGATGATGATCATGCAGCCATCCTTTGTAGAAAACGACGTTGTCGAGTCAGCCATTGCCGAAGCTCGGAAAAAGAAAAATCTTCCAGGCATTTCCAGGCTGCGCCTGGAAACCTTCTGCGAAGGCCGCTGCGCGCAAGTGCTGCATGTTGGCCCATTCTCCGAGGAGGGACCAACGATCCGGCGCGTTCATGAGTTCATCGACTCCCGGACTGGACGAACCGGAAAGCACCATGAAATTTACTTAAGCGATATTCGGCGGGCAGACCCGAAGAAGTGGAGGACGATTATTCGTCACCCGATGCTATGA
- a CDS encoding ABC transporter ATP-binding protein translates to MPPIIEFDRVSVHIHEKTLLSDISFDLFAGEKAVLCGKSGSGKSSVLRALLGLLPLSQGMIRFQEKPLDAASVQAIRSRIAYIGQEPILGAESVREALLLPFQFKSHHGHKPTEAQIMDVLQRLHLPADILRQDSGRISGGEKQRIALARGLLLGKSIYLLDEVTSALDAASRQAVFEVFSDARLTVLSVAHDPVWIERCDLVFEIEEGRLTSRRGRAGFDASMDSSGLH, encoded by the coding sequence ATGCCCCCTATCATTGAATTTGACCGCGTGTCCGTCCACATCCATGAAAAAACGCTGCTGTCGGATATCAGCTTTGATCTTTTTGCCGGCGAAAAAGCCGTGTTGTGCGGCAAGTCCGGCTCCGGCAAGAGCAGTGTGCTGAGGGCTTTGCTGGGTTTACTGCCGCTGTCCCAGGGCATGATCCGCTTTCAGGAAAAGCCGCTTGATGCCGCATCGGTTCAGGCTATTCGAAGCCGCATTGCCTATATAGGACAGGAGCCGATACTGGGTGCTGAAAGCGTCAGGGAAGCGCTGCTGTTGCCTTTCCAGTTTAAATCCCATCATGGCCATAAGCCCACGGAAGCGCAGATCATGGACGTATTGCAGCGTTTGCACTTGCCCGCAGATATTTTGCGCCAGGACAGCGGCCGTATTTCCGGCGGGGAAAAACAGCGGATTGCGCTGGCCCGCGGCCTGCTGCTGGGCAAAAGTATTTACCTGCTGGACGAAGTGACCAGCGCGCTGGATGCGGCAAGCAGACAGGCGGTGTTCGAGGTTTTCTCCGATGCCCGCCTGACGGTTCTGTCGGTCGCTCATGATCCCGTCTGGATCGAACGCTGTGATCTCGTTTTCGAAATTGAAGAAGGGCGATTGACAAGTCGTCGAGGGCGCGCCGGTTTTGATGCATCGATGGACTCGTCAGGATTGCATTAG
- a CDS encoding IS110 family transposase gives MSQVTVGVDIAKHKFDVARLENGKYKHKKFDNTPEGFAALIVWLTAFGGVKPSVCMEATGAYSIPLAECLAQSGYPVAVVNPAKIKGFAKSELSRIKTDKADAKLIARYAQEKKPPLWTPPPANIRELQALLRRIEDLLEMQQMEKNRLDTADPTIAESIRAVLAHLEQELKTTRERVQRLIDQDPDLRHRRALLETIPGIGEASSAHLMVALSDHYGFTTAKQVVAFAGLNPALNESGKWKGKTRISKMGDPMLRAKLYMPAVVAGRHNPAIRLFRERLAARGKNGMAIACASMRKLVHIAFAILKSNKPFDPHFALA, from the coding sequence ATGTCCCAAGTGACGGTTGGTGTGGATATTGCCAAGCATAAATTCGATGTTGCCCGCCTGGAGAACGGCAAATACAAGCATAAAAAATTCGATAACACGCCGGAAGGTTTTGCCGCTTTGATCGTCTGGCTGACGGCGTTCGGCGGCGTCAAGCCCTCGGTTTGCATGGAAGCGACTGGCGCCTACAGCATCCCTCTGGCCGAATGCCTGGCCCAATCAGGCTATCCGGTGGCTGTCGTCAATCCTGCCAAGATCAAGGGCTTCGCCAAGAGCGAATTGAGCCGGATCAAGACTGACAAGGCTGACGCCAAGCTGATCGCCCGGTATGCCCAGGAAAAGAAACCGCCTTTGTGGACGCCGCCACCTGCCAATATCCGCGAACTGCAAGCCTTGTTACGCCGAATCGAAGACCTGCTGGAAATGCAGCAAATGGAGAAAAACAGACTGGATACGGCTGACCCCACGATTGCCGAGTCCATCAGAGCTGTCTTGGCGCATCTGGAGCAGGAACTTAAAACCACACGCGAACGCGTTCAACGTCTTATCGATCAAGACCCTGATCTCAGGCACCGGCGCGCTTTGCTGGAAACGATTCCTGGCATCGGCGAAGCCTCCTCTGCCCACCTCATGGTCGCTTTGAGCGATCACTACGGCTTCACCACCGCCAAGCAAGTGGTCGCCTTTGCCGGACTCAATCCCGCCTTGAACGAATCCGGCAAGTGGAAAGGCAAAACCCGCATTTCCAAGATGGGGGATCCGATGTTGCGCGCGAAGCTATACATGCCCGCCGTGGTCGCGGGAAGACACAATCCCGCTATCCGCCTTTTCCGCGAACGCTTGGCGGCACGCGGCAAGAATGGCATGGCCATCGCCTGTGCTTCAATGCGCAAACTCGTCCATATCGCCTTTGCCATCCTGAAATCGAATAAACCTTTCGACCCCCATTTTGCGCTTGCATAA
- a CDS encoding ABC transporter permease has translation METLDITLPRMALLYGLCLLPWLLLWLIGLRLSRDIGISILRMTVQLSLVGIYLKALFDLNNPWLNGLWILLMLMVADLSILQRAGLKVRYFFLATLTAIASSVIFSTAYLVMLVIQPALYYDARYIVPLAGMILGNCLQGNVIALERFYSALRKNEQEYETFLMLGATRWEAVRPYFRAAIKAALNPTIAGMATMGLVSLPGMMTGQILGGSEPWIAVKYQIAIMICIFASTAIASIINLRLSLNIAFDAFDVLKTEVIEKR, from the coding sequence ATGGAAACACTGGACATCACTCTCCCCCGGATGGCGCTGCTGTACGGCCTCTGCCTGCTGCCCTGGCTGCTGCTCTGGCTGATAGGCCTCCGCCTGAGCCGGGATATCGGCATCAGCATTTTGCGCATGACTGTCCAGTTATCTCTGGTCGGAATTTATCTGAAGGCGCTGTTCGACCTTAACAATCCCTGGCTCAATGGCTTATGGATACTGCTGATGCTGATGGTCGCCGATTTGAGCATCCTGCAGCGCGCAGGACTCAAGGTTCGGTATTTCTTCCTGGCTACTTTGACGGCCATTGCCTCCAGCGTCATCTTCTCCACCGCCTATCTGGTGATGCTGGTGATTCAGCCGGCGCTTTATTACGACGCCCGATATATCGTGCCGCTGGCCGGCATGATTCTGGGCAATTGCCTGCAAGGCAATGTCATTGCGCTGGAACGGTTCTATTCCGCCTTGCGGAAAAACGAGCAGGAATACGAGACTTTCCTGATGCTGGGCGCGACCCGCTGGGAAGCCGTCCGGCCCTATTTCCGCGCCGCCATCAAGGCCGCCCTCAATCCGACCATTGCCGGCATGGCTACCATGGGACTGGTTTCATTGCCCGGCATGATGACCGGCCAGATCCTGGGCGGCAGCGAGCCCTGGATAGCCGTGAAATACCAGATCGCCATCATGATCTGTATCTTTGCCAGTACCGCCATTGCCAGCATCATCAATCTGAGACTCAGCCTGAATATTGCATTCGACGCGTTTGATGTCCTGAAGACTGAAGTGATTGAGAAGCGCTAA
- a CDS encoding LLM class flavin-dependent oxidoreductase, translated as MSVTRSEKKRLKLSVFLPGDRRHLAAWRHNETSEDAELNLTHYIRIAKTAERGKFDAIFLADTADLSENTNEALNLTSPVDHFETVTLLTALSHATEHIGLIATASIAHADPYNLASKFASLDHISCGRAGCNLVSIPDNAKSKYPSLYNQIEYRAHFESAGQYLDVLASIWDSWKHEAYVYDLQNCSAHRAGDIAASYHGCPVMVQSGVSDAAVELAAQTADLIFTVQHALEAAKAFYSKLKGKLIKYGRSPEQTKIMSAVFPVIGRTEREARDKYEMLRSQTDKSYYTGVAGAGFQQAMLGTPASIADQLEDWFVSGAVDGFNIMPPCLPGSLDDFVNLVIPELQRRGLFRTEYEGATLRENLGLTHQEGPFNRRMFHFPAAS; from the coding sequence ATGAGTGTAACGAGAAGCGAAAAGAAACGGCTGAAACTGAGCGTGTTTCTGCCTGGCGACAGGCGCCATCTGGCGGCCTGGCGCCATAATGAGACATCTGAAGACGCAGAATTGAATTTGACGCATTATATCCGGATCGCAAAAACAGCCGAGCGCGGCAAATTCGATGCCATATTCCTTGCCGATACCGCGGATCTGTCCGAAAACACTAATGAAGCCTTAAATCTAACCAGCCCGGTGGATCATTTCGAGACTGTCACGCTGTTGACAGCACTCTCTCACGCCACTGAACACATCGGCCTTATCGCAACCGCTTCCATTGCCCATGCCGACCCCTACAACCTGGCCAGTAAATTCGCGTCGCTCGATCACATCAGTTGCGGCCGCGCCGGATGCAATCTGGTCTCGATTCCCGACAATGCCAAATCCAAGTACCCCAGCCTATACAATCAGATCGAATACAGAGCGCATTTCGAGAGCGCCGGCCAATATCTTGATGTTCTCGCGAGCATTTGGGATAGCTGGAAACATGAAGCTTACGTTTACGATCTGCAAAACTGCTCAGCTCACAGGGCGGGTGATATTGCGGCGTCTTATCATGGCTGCCCCGTTATGGTTCAGTCAGGGGTATCGGATGCTGCCGTGGAATTGGCCGCCCAGACAGCAGACCTGATATTCACTGTACAGCACGCGCTCGAAGCCGCGAAAGCCTTCTATTCGAAGCTGAAAGGCAAATTAATCAAATACGGGCGTTCACCGGAACAGACCAAAATCATGTCGGCTGTGTTTCCGGTGATCGGCAGGACCGAGCGCGAGGCCCGCGACAAATATGAGATGCTTCGGTCGCAAACTGACAAGTCATATTACACGGGCGTTGCCGGCGCAGGGTTTCAGCAGGCGATGTTAGGCACGCCGGCATCCATCGCGGATCAACTGGAAGACTGGTTCGTCAGCGGGGCTGTCGACGGGTTCAACATCATGCCGCCCTGCCTGCCCGGCAGCCTGGACGATTTCGTCAATCTGGTCATTCCCGAATTGCAGCGCCGGGGTCTGTTTCGTACCGAGTACGAAGGGGCAACTCTGAGAGAAAATCTGGGGCTGACTCATCAGGAAGGCCCGTTCAACAGGCGCATGTTTCATTTTCCGGCGGCTTCTTAG